The following are encoded together in the Vigna unguiculata cultivar IT97K-499-35 chromosome 2, ASM411807v1, whole genome shotgun sequence genome:
- the LOC114173929 gene encoding aminoacylase-1 isoform X1, translating to MELLSCRNIMFIFLTVLILTAEASESESESEESSIISRFQQYLKIDTAQPSPRYKEAAEFLISEGKRLSLESQSIEFVEGKPLVVLKWEGTNPHLPSILLYSHTDVVPSEHSKWTHHPFSAHLDSQGRIFARGSQDMKCVGMQYLEALRRLRAQNFRPLRSIYLAFAPDEEIGGHDGAEKLAQSEIFQRMNVGVVLDEGLASPDAHYRAFYAERSPWWLVIKAVGAPGHGSKLYDNSAMENLLKSIEAIRRFRASQFDLIKAGFKAEGEVVSVNMVFLKAGTPSPTGFVMNLQPSEAEAGFDIRVPPTADTESLERRIAEEWAPSSRNMSFSLGQFKQKASTRNKSGKPLLTKTDSSNPWWNLLENAVEMAGGKLGKPEVFPAATDSRYFRDLGLPAIGFSPMANTPLLLHDHNEFLHKDEYLKGIEIYESIIKAYASFNDHGRRDGASKDEL from the exons ATGGAGTTGTTGAGTTGCAGAAACATCATGTTCATCTTCCTCACCGTTTTGATATTAACTGCAGAGGCGTCAGAGtcagaatcagaatcagaaGAAAGCAGCATCATATCAAGATTCCAGCAGTACCTGAAAATCGACACTGCCCAACCCAGCCCGCGATACAAGGAAGCAGCGGAATTTCTGATATCGGAAGGGAAAAGGCTCTCTCTGGAATCCCAAAGCATAGAGTTTGTGGAAGGGAAGCCTCTGGTTGTTCTGAAATGGGAGGGCACAAACCCACACCTTCCCTCCATCCTCCTTTACTCCCACACCGACGTCGTTCCCTCCGAGCACTCCAAGTGGACCCACCACCCCTTCAGCGCCCACCTCGATTCCCAAGGCCGCATCTTCGCCCGCGGCTCCCAGGACATGAAGTGCGTCGGCATGCAGTACCTCGAAGCCCTCCGCCGTCTCAGGGCCCAAAACTTCCGCCCCCTCCGCTCTATCTACCTCGCCTTCGCCCCCGACGAAGAGATCGGCGGCCACGACGGCGCCGAGAAGTTAGCCCAATCGGAGATCTTCCAACGGATGAATGTGGGCGTGGTGCTTGACGAAGGGCTGGCTTCCCCCGACGCCCACTACAGGGCCTTCTACGCCGAGAGAAGCCCCTGGTGGTTGGTCATCAAGGCCGTTGGGGCTCCCGGCCATGGATCCAAGCTTTATGACAACTCTGCCATGGAGAATCTCCTCAAGAGCATTGAAGCTATCAGAAGGTTTCGCGCTTCACAGTTCGACCTCATCAAGGCCGGCTTCAAGGCCGAAGGCGAAGTTGTTTCTGTTAACATGGTCTTTCTCAAGGCTGGAACTCCATCTCCCACT GGTTTTGTCATGAATTTGCAGCCGTCTGAAGCAGAAGCTGGATTTGACATTCGGGTGCCACCTACTGCTGATACGGAATCCTTGGAGAGACGCATTGCTGAAGAATGGGCACCTTCGTCCCGCAATATGTCATTCTCT CTTGGGCAGTTCAAACAGAAGGCATCCACTCGCAACAAGTCTGGGAAACCACTCCTCACAAAAACCGATAGTTCCAATCCTTGGTGGAACCTTCTTGAAAATGCTGTCGAAATGGCTGGTGGTAAACTTGGTAAGCCGGAGGTCTTTCCTGCAGCTACAGATTCACGCTACTTCCGTGACCTTGGATTACCAGCAATTGGATTCTCACCTATGGCAAACACCCCTCTTCTACTCCATGACCATAATGAG TTTCTGCACAAAGATGAATACTTGAAAGGGATTGAAATCTACGAGTCAATAATCAAGGCATATGCATCATTCAATGACCATGGAAGAAGAGATGGAGCATCCAAAGATGAGTTATGA
- the LOC114173929 gene encoding aminoacylase-1 isoform X2: MELLSCRNIMFIFLTVLILTAEASESESESEESSIISRFQQYLKIDTAQPSPRYKEAAEFLISEGKRLSLESQSIEFVEGKPLVVLKWEGTNPHLPSILLYSHTDVVPSEHSKWTHHPFSAHLDSQGRIFARGSQDMKCVGMQYLEALRRLRAQNFRPLRSIYLAFAPDEEIGGHDGAEKLAQSEIFQRMNVGVVLDEGLASPDAHYRAFYAERSPWWLVIKAVGAPGHGSKLYDNSAMENLLKSIEAIRRFRASQFDLIKAGFKAEGEVVSVNMVFLKAGTPSPTGFVMNLQPSEAEAGFDIRVPPTADTESLERRIAEEWAPSSRNMSFSFKQKASTRNKSGKPLLTKTDSSNPWWNLLENAVEMAGGKLGKPEVFPAATDSRYFRDLGLPAIGFSPMANTPLLLHDHNEFLHKDEYLKGIEIYESIIKAYASFNDHGRRDGASKDEL, translated from the exons ATGGAGTTGTTGAGTTGCAGAAACATCATGTTCATCTTCCTCACCGTTTTGATATTAACTGCAGAGGCGTCAGAGtcagaatcagaatcagaaGAAAGCAGCATCATATCAAGATTCCAGCAGTACCTGAAAATCGACACTGCCCAACCCAGCCCGCGATACAAGGAAGCAGCGGAATTTCTGATATCGGAAGGGAAAAGGCTCTCTCTGGAATCCCAAAGCATAGAGTTTGTGGAAGGGAAGCCTCTGGTTGTTCTGAAATGGGAGGGCACAAACCCACACCTTCCCTCCATCCTCCTTTACTCCCACACCGACGTCGTTCCCTCCGAGCACTCCAAGTGGACCCACCACCCCTTCAGCGCCCACCTCGATTCCCAAGGCCGCATCTTCGCCCGCGGCTCCCAGGACATGAAGTGCGTCGGCATGCAGTACCTCGAAGCCCTCCGCCGTCTCAGGGCCCAAAACTTCCGCCCCCTCCGCTCTATCTACCTCGCCTTCGCCCCCGACGAAGAGATCGGCGGCCACGACGGCGCCGAGAAGTTAGCCCAATCGGAGATCTTCCAACGGATGAATGTGGGCGTGGTGCTTGACGAAGGGCTGGCTTCCCCCGACGCCCACTACAGGGCCTTCTACGCCGAGAGAAGCCCCTGGTGGTTGGTCATCAAGGCCGTTGGGGCTCCCGGCCATGGATCCAAGCTTTATGACAACTCTGCCATGGAGAATCTCCTCAAGAGCATTGAAGCTATCAGAAGGTTTCGCGCTTCACAGTTCGACCTCATCAAGGCCGGCTTCAAGGCCGAAGGCGAAGTTGTTTCTGTTAACATGGTCTTTCTCAAGGCTGGAACTCCATCTCCCACT GGTTTTGTCATGAATTTGCAGCCGTCTGAAGCAGAAGCTGGATTTGACATTCGGGTGCCACCTACTGCTGATACGGAATCCTTGGAGAGACGCATTGCTGAAGAATGGGCACCTTCGTCCCGCAATATGTCATTCTCT TTCAAACAGAAGGCATCCACTCGCAACAAGTCTGGGAAACCACTCCTCACAAAAACCGATAGTTCCAATCCTTGGTGGAACCTTCTTGAAAATGCTGTCGAAATGGCTGGTGGTAAACTTGGTAAGCCGGAGGTCTTTCCTGCAGCTACAGATTCACGCTACTTCCGTGACCTTGGATTACCAGCAATTGGATTCTCACCTATGGCAAACACCCCTCTTCTACTCCATGACCATAATGAG TTTCTGCACAAAGATGAATACTTGAAAGGGATTGAAATCTACGAGTCAATAATCAAGGCATATGCATCATTCAATGACCATGGAAGAAGAGATGGAGCATCCAAAGATGAGTTATGA
- the LOC114174389 gene encoding uncharacterized protein LOC114174389, with translation MPQASGRVYAMTRAKAAGSGNLIIGHCLIVGKACCVLYDSGATHSFVSDACVKKLSLLVCELQCELVVSTPASGLVRTSSLCARCPVEVEGRRYKVNLICLPLQELEVILGMDCLFANRILIDCREKRLLFPNSKEPELLSS, from the coding sequence ATGCCTCAGGCATCGGGCAGAGTATACGCCATGACTAGAGCTAAGGCAGCGGGTTCAGGTAACCTTATTATAGGTCATTGTTTGATAGTTGGGAAGGCTTGTTGTGTGCTATATGactctggagcgacacactcatttGTGTCAGATGCATGTGTGAAAAAGTTGAGTCTGCTGGTGTGTGAGCTGCAGTGTGAACTTGTGGTGTCTACTCCAgcatcgggtttggtcaggacgtcgtccttgtgtgctaggtgtccGGTAGAGGTAGAAGGACGGAGGTACAAAGTGAATCTgatctgcctacctctacaagagttggaagtgatcttggggatggattgcCTATTTGCCAACCGCATCCTTATAGATTGTCGAGAGAAAAGGTTGTTGTTTCCCAACTCAaaggagcctgagttgttatCATCCTAG